One genomic region from Evansella sp. LMS18 encodes:
- the spoIIAB gene encoding anti-sigma F factor yields the protein MKNKMELAFSARSENESFARATVGAFVSQLDPTMDELTEIKTVVSEAVTNAIIHGYSEKTEEMIDLFVELEEDVVRIVIRDKGNGIHDVEEARQPLYTTKPELERSGMGFTIMENFMDKVVVESEPMAGTTVTLVKRLSKQRALCN from the coding sequence GTGAAAAATAAAATGGAACTTGCTTTCTCCGCAAGAAGTGAGAATGAATCCTTTGCAAGAGCGACAGTAGGAGCATTTGTATCTCAGCTGGACCCGACGATGGATGAACTGACAGAAATAAAAACTGTTGTGAGCGAAGCAGTTACAAATGCAATCATCCATGGGTATTCCGAAAAAACGGAAGAGATGATCGATCTGTTTGTTGAGCTTGAAGAGGATGTAGTCCGGATAGTAATCCGTGATAAAGGAAATGGAATTCATGATGTTGAAGAAGCGAGGCAGCCTCTTTACACCACAAAACCAGAGCTGGAAAGAAGCGGAATGGGTTTTACAATTATGGAGAATTTCATGGATAAGGTCGTAGTCGAATCAGAACCGATGGCTGGAACAACTGTAACTCTGGTGAAGCGCCTGTCTAAACAGCGTGCGCTTTGTAATTAA
- the sigF gene encoding RNA polymerase sporulation sigma factor SigF produces MDVEVKQTKAGKAYLNDKEVKHLIKEAQGGNQEARDTIVNINTRLVWSVVQRFLNRGYEADDLYQIGCIGLIKSVDKFDLSYDVKFSTYAVPMIIGEIQRFLRDDGTVKVSRSIKESANKIRKLKDELSKTLGRTPTVKEIAEKLDMTPEEVVFAQEASRQLTSIHETVYENDGDPITLLDQISDEGDMKWFDKIALRDEIEKLEEREKLIVYLRYYKDQTQSQVAERLGISQVQVSRLEKKILKQLKEQLG; encoded by the coding sequence ATGGATGTAGAGGTTAAGCAAACAAAAGCAGGTAAAGCTTATTTAAATGACAAAGAGGTAAAACACTTAATAAAAGAAGCTCAGGGCGGTAATCAGGAGGCGAGGGATACTATAGTCAATATTAATACGCGCCTCGTCTGGTCCGTTGTCCAGCGGTTTTTGAACAGAGGGTATGAAGCTGACGATTTATACCAGATCGGCTGCATCGGGCTCATTAAATCCGTGGATAAATTCGACCTGAGCTACGATGTTAAATTTTCTACCTACGCTGTTCCAATGATTATTGGTGAAATACAGCGCTTTTTAAGAGATGACGGAACAGTTAAGGTCAGCCGTTCTATTAAAGAGAGTGCTAATAAGATACGGAAATTGAAAGATGAACTTTCAAAGACTCTTGGCAGGACACCTACCGTTAAAGAAATCGCGGAGAAACTGGACATGACTCCGGAAGAAGTAGTATTTGCCCAGGAAGCAAGCAGGCAGCTTACATCTATTCATGAAACAGTATATGAAAATGATGGCGACCCAATTACCTTGCTGGATCAGATATCAGATGAAGGCGATATGAAGTGGTTTGACAAGATTGCTTTGAGGGATGAAATTGAAAAGCTGGAAGAAAGAGAGAAACTGATTGTTTATCTCCGGTATTATAAAGACCAGACCCAGTCACAGGTAGCTGAAAGACTTGGAATCTCCCAGGTACAGGTCTCCAGGCTTGAAAAGAAAATATTAAAGCAGCTCAAAGAACAGCTTGGCTGA
- a CDS encoding stage V sporulation protein AE — MDRKKRVIIITDGDATARDAAVKAAENLNCSFVNESAGNPSTHTGEELLQLILKTEKEPVIVLCDDCGWIDEGKGEKVLMSLMKSPHVEILGAVAVASHSDSSEWTKVSVSIDKYGNLTEYGVDKEGIRDIEPGRIRGDTVSVLDQLKLPCIVGIGDPGKMGGYDSAERGAPVTTKAVELIIERSGFDGSGSER; from the coding sequence ATGGACAGAAAGAAACGGGTCATTATCATAACAGACGGAGATGCAACTGCAAGGGACGCAGCCGTTAAAGCAGCAGAGAATCTGAATTGCTCTTTTGTTAACGAATCGGCAGGGAACCCAAGCACCCATACGGGGGAGGAACTGCTTCAGCTCATCCTCAAAACCGAAAAAGAACCTGTAATTGTCTTGTGCGACGATTGCGGCTGGATTGATGAAGGCAAGGGTGAAAAAGTCCTGATGAGTCTCATGAAATCTCCACATGTAGAAATCCTCGGTGCAGTAGCTGTAGCCTCTCACTCAGACAGCAGTGAGTGGACGAAGGTGTCTGTCTCGATTGATAAGTATGGAAATCTCACAGAATATGGTGTTGATAAGGAAGGAATCAGAGATATCGAACCAGGAAGAATCAGGGGCGACACTGTGTCAGTATTAGACCAGCTTAAGCTTCCCTGCATTGTAGGTATTGGCGATCCTGGAAAAATGGGCGGGTATGACTCTGCTGAACGAGGAGCGCCGGTCACAACAAAGGCAGTTGAATTGATTATCGAAAGGAGCGGGTTTGATGGATCTGGTTCAGAAAGATAA
- a CDS encoding YqzK family protein, giving the protein MKHVKTVWEAIFVFFLFMGCTLVFYYGILWVSEEYKDYHRYGEPEGRAVKVLQQDSGGLMNDSSVWRLKYFLNHGE; this is encoded by the coding sequence ATGAAACATGTAAAAACTGTCTGGGAAGCAATTTTTGTATTTTTCTTGTTCATGGGGTGCACGCTTGTTTTCTATTATGGTATTCTATGGGTGAGTGAGGAGTATAAAGACTATCATCGATACGGGGAGCCGGAAGGAAGAGCGGTTAAAGTGCTTCAGCAGGACAGCGGTGGTTTAATGAATGATAGTTCGGTCTGGCGCCTGAAATACTTTTTGAATCATGGAGAATAA
- a CDS encoding endonuclease Q family protein, protein MAVNKLNNYYMDLHIHIGAAKSGRPVKITASRKLTLEAVLEEASFRKGLDIIGVIDAQSPEVLEELEELIDHGKAVPLKGGGIRYEDKVTLILGSELEVYDLSCQGPVHLLCYFPGLKEMRHFSSWCGERMKNIHLSSQRIYAQARELQQKVRELKGLFIPAHIFTPFKSLYGKGVKTSLTEVLDPDAIDAVELGLSSDTYMADQLPELAGYHFVTNSDAHSSSKIAREHQVVELEAPDFSEIVKMFASAGGRKILRNVGLHPKLGKYYRSFCRACESPAVNCLCTGQGQRVMGVSERISELAERQRHFLKDTSEASGIKPVRPPYLHQVPLEFIPGCGPKTLNRLLDVFQTEMRVLHEAKDEELKSVIPDKVAEKIIQARAGALTLKEGGGGIYGKIQ, encoded by the coding sequence ATGGCAGTAAATAAGCTCAACAACTATTATATGGACTTACATATTCATATTGGTGCTGCCAAAAGCGGCCGCCCGGTAAAAATTACCGCCTCAAGAAAGCTGACATTGGAAGCTGTTCTTGAGGAAGCTTCTTTCAGAAAAGGGCTGGACATCATCGGTGTTATTGATGCCCAGTCTCCAGAAGTTCTGGAGGAACTGGAGGAGCTTATAGATCATGGAAAAGCTGTTCCGCTGAAAGGGGGAGGCATCCGCTACGAAGACAAGGTTACCCTTATCCTTGGGTCCGAGCTGGAAGTATATGACCTGTCCTGCCAGGGGCCAGTCCATCTTCTCTGTTATTTTCCTGGATTAAAAGAAATGAGGCACTTTTCTTCCTGGTGCGGAGAACGAATGAAAAATATTCATCTCAGTTCCCAGCGAATTTATGCGCAGGCCCGGGAACTTCAGCAAAAAGTAAGAGAACTGAAGGGGTTATTTATTCCTGCCCATATTTTCACACCATTTAAGAGCCTGTACGGAAAAGGTGTGAAAACCTCATTGACGGAGGTGCTCGATCCAGATGCAATAGACGCTGTAGAACTGGGGCTGAGTTCTGACACCTATATGGCGGATCAGCTTCCTGAGCTCGCTGGATATCACTTTGTTACGAATTCGGATGCCCATTCTTCATCCAAGATAGCAAGGGAGCATCAAGTAGTAGAACTGGAGGCCCCGGACTTCTCGGAAATAGTGAAAATGTTTGCATCTGCCGGGGGAAGAAAAATCCTGAGAAACGTAGGACTCCACCCGAAGCTCGGAAAATATTATCGGTCCTTTTGCCGTGCTTGCGAATCGCCTGCTGTAAACTGCCTCTGTACAGGACAAGGCCAGAGAGTGATGGGTGTTTCAGAACGAATAAGCGAGCTGGCTGAAAGGCAGCGCCATTTTCTGAAAGATACTTCAGAAGCATCTGGAATAAAGCCGGTGCGGCCGCCATATTTGCACCAGGTTCCTCTGGAATTTATTCCGGGGTGCGGTCCAAAAACCTTAAACCGCCTTCTGGACGTGTTCCAGACAGAGATGCGGGTTCTTCATGAAGCGAAGGATGAGGAGCTGAAGAGTGTTATACCTGATAAAGTGGCGGAAAAAATTATTCAGGCGCGAGCGGGAGCATTAACTTTAAAAGAAGGCGGGGGAGGAATTTACGGGAAAATACAATAG
- the xerD gene encoding site-specific tyrosine recombinase XerD, which produces MERELEAFIKFLKEEKGLSVNTTEAYSRDLKNYINYIKKKEDKKSTGEITRSSILHYLYSLKDSGKTSSTLARTLSSIRAFHQFLIRESYTDKDPSVQIEIPKADKKLPKILSLDEVEKLLVTTVDNPSLNMRNQAMLELLYATGIRVSELCSLTLQDVHLEMGYIRCIGKGNKERVIPLGKSAVKTTERYLREARPLLIRQQHDILFVNHHGKQMTRQGFWKIIKHLAEKAGINKELTPHTLRHSFAAHLLENGADIRAVQEMLGHADISTTQIYTQVTKMRMKEVYSKFHPRA; this is translated from the coding sequence TTGGAACGTGAACTGGAAGCATTCATAAAGTTTCTAAAAGAAGAAAAAGGGCTCTCAGTGAATACAACAGAGGCTTATTCAAGAGATTTAAAAAACTATATTAACTACATAAAAAAGAAAGAAGATAAAAAAAGCACCGGCGAGATTACCAGGTCGTCTATTCTTCACTATTTATACAGTTTGAAAGACAGTGGCAAAACCAGTTCCACACTTGCAAGAACCTTGTCATCCATCAGGGCTTTTCATCAGTTTCTGATCAGAGAATCTTATACAGACAAGGACCCGTCTGTACAGATAGAAATTCCAAAGGCGGATAAGAAGCTCCCGAAGATCCTGTCCCTGGATGAAGTGGAAAAACTGCTGGTTACAACTGTCGATAACCCTTCATTGAATATGAGGAATCAGGCTATGCTGGAACTGCTTTATGCTACTGGAATACGAGTGAGTGAGCTTTGCAGTTTAACACTCCAGGATGTGCATCTGGAAATGGGATATATACGATGTATTGGAAAAGGGAACAAAGAGCGGGTCATTCCTCTCGGCAAATCTGCTGTGAAAACGACAGAGCGTTATCTTCGTGAAGCACGCCCTTTATTAATCAGGCAGCAGCACGATATCTTGTTTGTAAACCACCACGGGAAACAAATGACCAGGCAGGGATTCTGGAAAATCATTAAGCATCTTGCAGAGAAAGCGGGGATAAATAAAGAACTGACTCCCCATACATTAAGGCATTCGTTTGCAGCACATCTGCTGGAAAATGGCGCAGATATTCGGGCTGTCCAGGAAATGCTCGGACATGCTGATATTTCTACGACCCAAATATATACTCAGGTAACAAAAATGAGAATGAAGGAAGTCTACTCCAAGTTTCATCCAAGAGCATAA
- a CDS encoding purine-nucleoside phosphorylase, whose protein sequence is MDTANIIKEAKEYITSRTNIKPETGLILGSGLGVLAEEIEQAEIIPYAEIPGFPSSTVAGHKGQLVIGNLEGKAVVAMQGRFHFYEGYSMELVTLPVRVMKAIGVNTLIVTNAAGGVNESFEAGDLMLINDHINLFGTNPLIGPNNEQLGVRFPDMSRAYCPDLLKQAKQAAEELKLTVKEGVYVGNPGPVYETPAEVRMIRTLGGDAVGMSTVPEVIAARHSNMKVLGISCISNMAAGILDEPLSHEEVIETTDKVRENFLAFVKKTMQKIKE, encoded by the coding sequence ATGGACACAGCGAATATAATTAAAGAAGCAAAAGAGTATATCACCTCAAGGACCAATATAAAACCGGAAACAGGTCTCATCCTGGGATCTGGCTTAGGGGTACTTGCAGAAGAAATCGAGCAGGCGGAAATCATCCCTTATGCGGAAATTCCCGGGTTTCCTTCTTCCACTGTAGCGGGCCATAAAGGGCAGCTTGTAATAGGGAACCTTGAAGGCAAGGCTGTCGTAGCTATGCAGGGGCGTTTTCATTTTTATGAAGGCTACAGCATGGAACTGGTAACTCTTCCTGTACGGGTAATGAAAGCGATCGGGGTTAATACATTAATAGTTACAAATGCGGCCGGAGGGGTTAATGAAAGCTTTGAAGCAGGAGATTTAATGTTAATCAATGACCATATTAACTTGTTCGGGACTAACCCGCTGATCGGCCCGAATAACGAACAACTGGGTGTCCGTTTTCCGGATATGTCCAGAGCGTATTGCCCGGATCTCCTGAAACAGGCAAAACAGGCAGCTGAAGAATTGAAGCTGACAGTAAAAGAAGGGGTTTATGTAGGGAACCCTGGCCCTGTATATGAAACTCCTGCTGAAGTCAGGATGATCCGGACTCTCGGAGGTGATGCGGTAGGTATGTCCACGGTTCCTGAAGTAATTGCTGCACGGCACAGCAATATGAAAGTTTTAGGTATTTCCTGTATTTCAAATATGGCAGCCGGCATCCTGGATGAACCTTTATCACATGAGGAAGTAATTGAAACAACTGATAAAGTTCGGGAAAATTTTCTTGCCTTCGTTAAGAAAACAATGCAGAAGATAAAAGAGTAG
- the spoIIAA gene encoding anti-sigma F factor antagonist: protein MGLLIDLEKRDNVLCVRLEGELDHHTALELREKVDSALETEGLTHILLNLKELSFMDSSGLGVILGRYKYVKTLGGEMVVCSISPHIKRLFEMSGMFKIVKLASNEMDALYVLGVAS, encoded by the coding sequence ATGGGTTTGCTAATCGACTTGGAAAAACGGGATAACGTACTATGTGTAAGGCTGGAAGGTGAACTGGACCACCACACCGCTCTGGAACTGAGGGAAAAGGTGGATAGCGCTCTGGAAACAGAGGGGCTTACTCATATTCTATTAAATCTTAAAGAGTTAAGTTTCATGGACAGTTCAGGACTGGGGGTAATTTTAGGGCGGTATAAATATGTAAAGACTCTTGGCGGTGAAATGGTAGTCTGCTCTATTTCCCCTCATATTAAACGCCTGTTCGAGATGTCCGGTATGTTCAAAATTGTGAAGCTTGCTTCCAATGAAATGGATGCACTTTATGTCCTGGGGGTGGCGTCGTGA
- a CDS encoding pyrimidine-nucleoside phosphorylase produces the protein MRMVDLIEKKRNGFSHTKEEIEFIITGYSDGEVPDYQMSAWAMAVFFQGMNEEETAVLTDAMVRSGDTIDLSSINGVKVDKHSTGGVGDTTTLVLAPLVAAAGVPVAKMSGRGLGHTGGTIDKLEAIPGFSVEITNEEFTSLVNKNKAAVIGQTKNLTPADKKLYGLRDVTATVNSIPLIASSIMSKKIASGADAIVLDVKTGAGAFMKELSDSRELAETMVKIGRNLERKTSAVISDMSQPLGFAIGNALEVKEAIDTLKGEGPDDLTDLCLTLGSHMVVLAEKAESLDEARELLEELISSGKALSQFKIFAEAQGGDPSVIDNPEKLPAAEYQIDVKAEKDGYISGIVADKIGTAAMMLGAGRATKDSEIDLSVGIVLNKKIGDSVKAGESLATLHANTEMVDETAEKVRGSFALSDSPLDPPPLIYDVISE, from the coding sequence ATGAGAATGGTTGATTTAATCGAAAAAAAGCGAAATGGCTTTTCCCACACGAAAGAAGAAATCGAATTCATTATTACAGGCTATTCAGACGGAGAAGTTCCTGATTATCAAATGAGTGCCTGGGCTATGGCTGTGTTTTTCCAGGGAATGAACGAGGAAGAGACAGCAGTGCTTACAGATGCAATGGTTCGCTCCGGAGATACGATCGACCTGTCATCAATAAACGGAGTTAAAGTAGATAAGCATTCCACAGGAGGGGTTGGAGACACCACTACACTGGTGCTCGCACCTTTAGTTGCTGCGGCAGGTGTCCCTGTTGCGAAAATGAGTGGAAGAGGACTGGGCCATACCGGTGGAACCATTGACAAGCTTGAAGCGATTCCTGGCTTTAGTGTGGAAATTACAAATGAGGAATTTACGAGCCTCGTTAATAAAAATAAGGCAGCGGTTATCGGACAGACAAAAAACCTTACTCCTGCGGACAAGAAACTGTATGGTCTGCGCGATGTAACTGCCACGGTAAACTCGATACCTCTCATTGCCAGCTCAATCATGAGTAAAAAAATCGCCTCAGGAGCAGATGCAATTGTTCTGGATGTAAAAACAGGCGCCGGAGCTTTTATGAAAGAGCTCTCCGACTCCAGGGAACTGGCTGAAACAATGGTGAAAATCGGCAGGAACCTGGAAAGAAAAACCTCTGCGGTAATCTCTGATATGAGCCAGCCGCTCGGTTTTGCGATAGGTAATGCGCTGGAAGTAAAAGAAGCGATTGATACGCTGAAGGGGGAAGGCCCTGATGACCTTACAGATCTCTGCCTTACTTTAGGGAGTCATATGGTTGTCCTTGCGGAGAAAGCAGAAAGCCTGGATGAGGCGAGGGAATTGCTTGAAGAATTAATCTCATCCGGAAAAGCGCTCAGCCAGTTTAAAATATTTGCTGAAGCTCAGGGTGGAGACCCTTCTGTTATCGACAATCCGGAAAAGCTTCCGGCTGCTGAATATCAGATTGATGTAAAAGCAGAAAAAGACGGTTATATATCAGGTATTGTTGCTGACAAAATTGGAACTGCAGCTATGATGCTCGGAGCCGGCAGAGCAACAAAAGATTCGGAAATCGATTTGTCTGTGGGTATAGTGTTAAATAAAAAAATAGGCGATTCAGTTAAAGCAGGCGAGTCGCTTGCCACACTGCATGCTAATACTGAGATGGTTGATGAAACTGCTGAAAAAGTCCGTGGGTCCTTCGCTCTTTCGGACAGCCCTCTTGATCCCCCGCCATTAATTTATGATGTAATAAGTGAATAA
- a CDS encoding D-alanyl-D-alanine carboxypeptidase family protein, with protein MKRLFVIFILGIYIFASGTAVFAEEASVDLADQATSAILIERDTGEVLYEKNSKEQLPPASMTKIMTMLLIMEAIDTGKLKWDDKVRASERAASMGGSQIFLEPGEEMTVEEMMKGIAIASGNDASVAMAEHLAGSEEQFVQMMNDKAKELGLKSTKFQNSNGLPASDHYSSASDLAVMAKALLKYEDITKYTSLYEDYLREDSEDKFWLVNTNKLVKFYPGVDGLKTGYTSEAKYCLTASANKNGMRIIAVVMGAPTPKERNRQITEMLDYAYSQYELQQRYKRGDLLGEAKISKGSLPNVSVLVEENVSLLLKKGESTEGITERLEIEQPVPAPVQKGDPVGRLYVEKDGKVLSETVVVAEADITAASYWTLMKRTASLLVGKRNF; from the coding sequence TTGAAAAGGTTGTTCGTAATTTTTATTTTAGGTATATATATTTTTGCCTCAGGCACTGCTGTTTTCGCAGAAGAGGCTTCTGTGGATCTGGCGGACCAGGCAACTTCAGCAATATTAATTGAGAGGGATACGGGAGAGGTCCTCTATGAAAAGAACAGCAAGGAACAGCTTCCCCCTGCAAGTATGACCAAGATAATGACGATGCTTTTAATCATGGAAGCAATCGATACAGGTAAGCTGAAGTGGGATGATAAAGTCCGGGCGAGCGAAAGGGCCGCTTCCATGGGAGGATCGCAAATCTTCCTGGAACCTGGAGAAGAGATGACTGTGGAGGAAATGATGAAAGGAATAGCTATCGCTTCAGGGAACGACGCTTCCGTGGCTATGGCTGAGCACCTGGCAGGATCGGAAGAACAATTTGTGCAGATGATGAACGATAAAGCAAAAGAGCTTGGTCTTAAAAGCACAAAATTCCAGAATTCAAATGGACTTCCAGCGTCAGATCATTACTCATCAGCTTCTGATCTTGCAGTAATGGCCAAAGCACTTCTGAAGTACGAAGACATTACTAAATATACAAGCCTCTACGAGGACTACCTGCGGGAGGATTCAGAAGATAAGTTCTGGCTGGTCAACACAAATAAATTAGTGAAATTTTATCCTGGTGTAGACGGGCTGAAGACCGGCTACACGAGTGAGGCTAAATATTGCCTTACTGCCAGCGCTAATAAAAACGGCATGAGAATAATTGCGGTTGTCATGGGGGCACCGACTCCTAAGGAACGTAACCGCCAGATTACGGAAATGCTTGATTATGCATACAGCCAGTATGAACTTCAGCAAAGGTATAAACGTGGCGACCTCCTTGGTGAAGCAAAAATCAGTAAGGGTTCGCTGCCAAACGTTTCTGTACTGGTTGAAGAAAATGTATCTTTACTGTTGAAAAAAGGGGAATCTACTGAGGGGATTACAGAACGTCTTGAAATTGAGCAGCCAGTGCCAGCCCCTGTTCAAAAAGGAGATCCTGTAGGTCGGCTTTATGTGGAGAAGGACGGAAAAGTTCTCTCAGAAACTGTAGTAGTTGCTGAAGCTGATATTACTGCTGCTTCCTACTGGACATTAATGAAGCGAACAGCGTCTCTTCTCGTCGGTAAAAGGAACTTCTGA
- a CDS encoding Fur family transcriptional regulator yields the protein MEQRIERIKKQLHSQSYKLTPQREATVRVLLEHEEDHLSAEDVYMLVKEKSPEIGLATVYRTLELLTELKVVDKINFGDGVSRYDLRKEGAAHFHHHLVCIECGSVDEIQEDLLEDVEKVVEKEWNFYIKDHRLTFHGICHRCR from the coding sequence ATGGAGCAGAGAATCGAGAGAATAAAGAAGCAGCTGCACTCGCAAAGTTATAAGCTTACTCCGCAAAGAGAGGCGACTGTCAGAGTTTTGCTTGAACATGAAGAAGATCATTTAAGTGCGGAAGATGTTTACATGCTGGTAAAGGAAAAGTCACCTGAAATCGGGCTTGCCACAGTTTACCGCACCCTTGAATTATTAACAGAACTAAAAGTAGTAGATAAAATAAATTTTGGTGATGGTGTTTCCAGGTACGACCTTCGGAAAGAGGGGGCGGCGCACTTTCATCACCATTTAGTCTGTATTGAATGTGGTTCGGTGGATGAAATCCAGGAAGATTTACTGGAGGATGTAGAAAAAGTTGTGGAAAAAGAATGGAATTTCTATATTAAGGACCATCGGCTTACCTTTCATGGTATCTGCCACCGATGCAGGTAG
- the spoIIM gene encoding stage II sporulation protein M yields the protein MKRGRTAKLVLISHIEEHRSIYMFSIVLLSMGVIFGAVIVNSLGLTQKSELYNYLSLFFSQVEVGEFAVPAEIFSGTFSHYIKYLGLMWVLGLSVIGLPIIFILLFLKGLVIGFTVGFLVNQMGFDGFLLAFAAIFPQNLMLIPVFITVTVFAASFSIKVWRQITTKNQEPIFRHFLMYTIFLAATAAAIAVVSAYEAYLSPAIMKLVFGWIS from the coding sequence ATGAAGCGGGGAAGGACTGCTAAACTTGTATTAATCAGCCATATAGAGGAACACCGTTCCATTTATATGTTTTCTATTGTACTTTTATCCATGGGAGTCATTTTTGGGGCTGTAATCGTAAACAGCCTTGGGCTGACACAGAAAAGTGAACTTTATAACTACCTGTCTCTTTTTTTCAGCCAGGTAGAAGTGGGGGAGTTTGCTGTCCCTGCTGAAATATTTTCAGGGACCTTTTCACATTACATTAAATACCTTGGATTAATGTGGGTGCTGGGGCTCTCAGTTATCGGCCTGCCAATTATATTTATCCTTTTATTCCTGAAAGGACTCGTAATAGGATTTACAGTCGGCTTTCTCGTTAATCAGATGGGATTTGACGGTTTTCTTCTTGCTTTTGCTGCAATCTTTCCGCAGAATCTTATGCTGATTCCTGTTTTTATCACTGTCACTGTTTTTGCAGCTTCATTTTCAATAAAAGTATGGCGGCAGATAACCACCAAAAACCAGGAGCCAATATTCCGCCATTTTCTGATGTATACGATCTTCCTGGCAGCAACTGCTGCTGCCATTGCAGTCGTCTCCGCCTATGAAGCGTATTTGTCGCCTGCGATAATGAAGCTTGTTTTTGGCTGGATAAGTTAA
- the deoB gene encoding phosphopentomutase — MNDYKYKRIFLIVMDSVGIGEAPDAKEFNDEGADTLGHIAEEMNGLKMPHLDRLGLSHIKDYKGGTKADTPLACYGKMEEASVGKDTMTGHWEIMGLNIDQPFRTFPEGFPEELINDLEKRTGRKVLGNKPASGTEILEELGEQHTETGDLIVYTSADSVLQIAAHEEVVPVKELYRICEIARELTLDEKYMVGRVIARPFVGSPGNWERTSNRHDYALKPFGRTVMNELKDSDLDSIAIGKISDIYDGEGITESLRTTSNMDGMDKLNETLLMDFTGLSFLNLVDFDAKFGHRRDPIGYGKALEEFDARMDVVLEKLKEDDLLIITADHGNDPVHPGTDHTREYVPLLAYNKRMKEGKSLGVRKTFADIGATVADNFKVKMPEFGKSFLNELE; from the coding sequence ATGAACGATTACAAGTATAAAAGAATCTTCTTAATAGTAATGGATTCCGTCGGTATCGGAGAGGCACCGGACGCAAAGGAATTCAATGATGAAGGAGCCGATACCCTCGGGCATATCGCTGAAGAGATGAACGGTTTAAAAATGCCGCATCTGGACCGGCTCGGGTTGTCGCATATTAAAGACTACAAAGGCGGAACGAAAGCCGACACTCCGCTTGCCTGTTACGGAAAAATGGAGGAAGCGTCTGTAGGAAAAGATACGATGACAGGGCACTGGGAAATTATGGGCCTTAACATTGACCAGCCGTTTCGCACCTTTCCAGAAGGGTTTCCGGAAGAACTGATCAATGACCTGGAAAAGCGGACCGGAAGGAAAGTACTGGGGAACAAACCTGCCTCAGGAACGGAAATCCTTGAAGAATTAGGCGAGCAGCATACAGAGACTGGTGACTTGATCGTATATACTTCCGCAGATTCAGTGCTTCAGATTGCAGCACACGAGGAAGTGGTTCCGGTTAAAGAACTATATAGGATTTGTGAAATTGCCAGGGAGCTTACCCTTGATGAAAAATATATGGTCGGCAGAGTAATCGCAAGGCCGTTTGTCGGAAGCCCTGGTAACTGGGAAAGAACTTCAAACAGGCATGACTATGCTTTGAAACCATTCGGGCGTACTGTAATGAATGAACTGAAAGACAGTGATTTAGATTCTATCGCTATTGGTAAAATTTCTGATATATATGACGGGGAAGGCATAACAGAATCCCTGAGAACTACTTCAAACATGGATGGCATGGACAAACTGAATGAAACGCTTCTCATGGATTTTACCGGATTAAGCTTTTTGAACCTCGTTGATTTTGACGCTAAATTCGGCCACAGGAGAGACCCGATTGGTTACGGGAAGGCGCTGGAAGAATTTGATGCACGTATGGATGTAGTACTTGAAAAACTTAAGGAAGATGATCTGCTTATCATAACAGCGGACCACGGGAACGATCCTGTTCACCCTGGAACAGACCACACAAGGGAATATGTACCCCTCCTTGCCTATAATAAGCGCATGAAAGAAGGGAAATCCTTAGGGGTCAGGAAAACGTTCGCAGATATTGGTGCTACGGTTGCAGACAATTTCAAGGTGAAAATGCCTGAGTTTGGCAAAAGCTTTTTAAATGAGCTCGAATAA